aggaggtcGCCCTGAGTCCGGAAGCTCCCggctcccagccccagcagaCTGCCCAGGGGTCGTGCTCTGTAAGCAGAAGTCCAGGAGCGTGTCCATGGTCCCTGAGGACTCGGCGTCGGCCTGTCTACACTTCGTTGGGGTCCTCCTGGTCGGCGTAGATGAGAAAGCCTGTGAAGAGGCTGTCGGTCCAGTAGGGGTCGTAGAAGAGCCCATTCTGCTCTGAGTAGAAGATCTGCAGCCAGACCTCGTCCCCCTGCTTGAGAGCCAGGATGGTGGAGCCCGAGGCCACGTCGTGGTTGCCCGTGTTGGCGTCGAAGGTCCGGATGCGGTACTGGCCATTGTGCACCAGGCCGATGGCCAGGTGCTTGTTGGCCAGCGTGATGTCGTACGTGAAGAAGTAGATCCCTGGCACGCTGCAGACGAACTTGCCGCTGGAGGCATTGTAGTGACCGCCCTCGTTCATCAGGATCTTGTCGAACTTGATGGGCAGCCGCTCCCGTGGGTAGCTCTTGGTCACCGCCACTGAGAAGGCCGACTTGGCCTGGCCACTGCCGCAGCTGCAGGGGCCCGGGAGGCCCGGCTCCCCCTTCTTGCCCTTGGGCCCCTTCTTGCCCGGTGTGCCGTGCTTCCCTGGGGCACCACTCACGCCCTTGGGGCCGCGAGGGCCAGCCCGCCCAATGGCCCCGGCTTTGCCCTTCGGTCCTGGCTTCCCCCGGTTACCTGTCCGGCCAGGTGGACCTGGAAGACAGAGCAGCTGGCGTTATGAAGGGGTCCTCAGAGACCTAGGCAGAGGCTGTGGGCCTTGGCTTCCCGTCTTTGGAGCCAAGCCTTTGGGTAATGGGAAGTACAAGAGGGCTTTGGAGTCACGTGGGAGCGGGCGCAGAATCCGACGGTGTTAACCTGGGGCCCATCTCGCAGTCCCATCCGGAAAACAGAAGGGCGAGACATTCCAGAATCATTGTGGGTCAGAGCAAAATAACACAATTCAcagccttttcttttcctgtctcctAAGGAAGAGTCTGGTTTGCCTGCCAAAACAGTCCTACAACGGGTTGTGCTGGTAACGGGTGAGAAGAGAATTGGGAGCTTTTTGACCTCAAGGCGTTGACCTTAGTGAAATCCCTGCCTAGTGCCCCATCCCTGCGCATGCGCAGGAGGGAGTTCAGTGCAGCGCTGCTGAGGGTAGCGAACACTGAGAAGGACTAACTGCCCACGCAAGGACACATGCTGAAAAAATTATGTTCCACCCAGAACGGGCAAGTCTATGTAGGAGATTTTAAAATGAGGCAGACCTATGTGCACTATGTGAAAACCTCTTCAAAGTATCCTGTTAAGAGGACAGAGCAGGTGGCAGGAATTGTTTTGTTCAAAGCAAACCACCATGCTATTTTACACCCATTTAATAGCATGGAAGAGTGGCTGACCCATAGTAAGCACTTGCTGGATACACTCCGCCCTACCCTAGGCTACATTTCCTGTGGAAATGCAGGAAATACAGGCATTAAGAGTCCTTGGTTCTTAATGCCTGTATTTcataaaatgtgcatttctttcAGTAGGACATTTTTGGTCCATGATGATatagaaaacatgtattttcatGTCCCCTAAACTCaatataacatcttttttaaagattttatttatttatttttagagagggaagggaaggagaaagagagagagagagagagagagaaacatcaatgtgcggttgctgggggctgtggcctgcaacccaggcatgtgccctgactgggaatcgaacctgcgatgctttggttcgcagcccacactcaatccactgagctatgccagccagggctcaatacaacatcttaaataaaacatattatggTAAAGAGCTGAGCCACGTCCAAACACAAATGGACAGTCGGTACAGTAGGGAAATCGGCAGAACTGGGTGTGGATGTTTTGAAAAGCCTGCCGAATGCCAATCAAGGATCCTGCTCCTGCAGGCTGTTGGTGCTAAAGAACATTTCAGCCTCGTTGTAACAAGGCAACTCCTAATTTACCGCCACATAAATTGGGTGTACAGAAAGTAATGTAGGCATTTTACACCCTAGCAAGATGCTTTGCTTCTTAGATGTATGTAGGCAGGCATTTTCCTGTGTTTTAGAGTTTTGGGTTAACATgtaatgcatttaaatttttcttgttttagataAGTGGGGAATAGATTCCCTAACAGTCTTTTCTCACCAAACATCTAATTTTAGGAACAGATTGTTTACACCTGGCAATGCCTGGCATTATTGTACACAATGTAAATACACAGAAAAAGGTTACACCATTTAAACAGCTACCAGTGGTTACCTCTGGAGGATGAGAGGAGGACAAGAAAGGGGTGCATATCAAGGGGGATTCCTGCTTCATTTgtattgtttaaatttattacagtgaaaatgtatttgtgtattactcatgtaactaaaaataaataaaaggaatggggaaaaataaaactaggaaaGGTCACAAAGCTgttccttgaaaaaataaaaataaccctggcttgtatggctcagcgggttgagcgccagcctgcaaaccaaaggatggctggttcaactcccagtcagggcacacgcctgggcggtgggctaggtccccagtggggggtgctccAGAGGAAATGGCAGACACATTGATGgggtttttccccctctctttctccctccttttccctctctaaaaataaattaaatctttaaaaaaatgaaaataaacacaaggtGGGAGAACGAGCTAGGAGAAGAGGAGTGAAGAGAGTCATTTTGGATTTAAAAAGAGGGTCATTTTGGGGGGGATGGCAGATAAGGAAGCTTATGGGAAATCGAGGTGCTTCCTTCTTGATGACTTCTGAGCAATCTCAGGAAAAGCTGACTTGCTCTTCAAGGCCTTTCTGGAGATGGACGTACACGTGTCTACATCCAGGGGGCGGGTGGCTGGTGGTGGTCCTGGACTCTGGCTGGTCCAGGAGGAAACCCAAGCTCCATCTGGGTTACCCAGACCAGGGCTGCCCACTTCTCAACGCCGCCTTCCTCGGTGTGTGGGATTCATTCCAGCAGAGACTCAGCACGTGGCAGGAGAGGTGGCCCAAGGCGGCCCCAAGCCTGCACCCTCACAGCTCTTGGCCAGGAGGGAGAAACCAAGAGCAGAGACCTGTCTCCTCCCCCAGGGTTCCTAGGGTGAATGTCGGAGAAAGCTCCAGCTGGCCCTGCGTGGGGCACGTGTCCAGATCCGAATCACCCACTGCGGTCGGGAAATGGGGTAATGCTCTGTCAGTGTGAAAATGCCATACAAATAAGAGTTATGATTTTCCTACTGCTTAAAATGTACATTCTGGGGTGCTGCTGATGCTGGGACGTATCTGGTTACTGGGGTGACAGTTTGGAGGTATAAAGAAAGTCAAGGCTGAGAGGGTATGTAGACAGGACTCCGCGTGTTTGCTGGCTGCCTGGCATCTTTTCCTTTGGGGAACCCTGCTTCACTGCTCCATGTGGTCCCAGTGAGGCTGTCAATCACAGTGAACAACTGCCCTCACCACCCAATCACACACACCCAGGGGTGGGCATAAGGCCCAGTCCCTGGCGAATGGTGGTACCACACCTCCACGATCAAAGAGATTGGTCCAGGATGCGCATGTGATCAGGGAGGATCAGTCATCCTGAGATTTACTCTACGGATCAAGCCATGATGAGGAAGCCTTGAGCCCACCAGGAGCCATTTCAGGACTTCCAGCCTCCGTGAGAACAAAACCAACACACAGAGGGGAGCAGAGCCTTGACAACAATGTTCAAGCTCCTGGATCCAGCCATTTCTGAAGCTTAACGCTCGGACTTCCCTGTTGCACGAGCCAATAAATTCCACTTGGGACTATAAATTGGGTTTCTGCCACTTGCAACTGAAAGAGGTCTGAGTAATATTTCAGGAAACCTGCCCAAAGTCATTCAGCAAACCAAGGGTGCAGCTGGGGCAGGAGCACAGATTTAACGCCCACTGTTTCTCTCAGGAGGACACACGACTCGTTTTTTAAAGGGACGTTAATGTGGCTGACAATGACATGGATTGGCACCAGTTTTCAGTTCTCTGTGCCAGATGCTGTCAAGACCAGGTgggcccaggaggggcaggcGCTGGGCCTCTTACCTTCCTCTCCGCCGTCTCCCCGGTCACCGTCCTGGCCGTCCTGGCCATCTTTGCCAGGAAAGCCCATCCTTCCCACCATTCCCGAGGGCCCTGGGACTCCTGGGGGACCTGGTGGGCCTTGGGGGCCAGGTAGGCTGCAGACCAGTTGAGGGGAGCCCTTCTGGAAATCCCTTTTGGTGAAGGCAGCAAGCAGAGGGTCGGCCGCACAAGGGAGTGCACAGGCCAAGAGCACCCAAGGGATCATGGTGTCACCTGTAGGAGACAAGAGAGCTGTGAGCAGGGAGCAAGGCCACTGCCAGTTGTCAGAAAGGAcgcaggggaggaggcagcagctgggagaggcTGGATGATATTTCTGGCTCCTGCTTGCTGCACTGCATCACATACGTACGAGTAGCTGGACAATGTCATCATATCCTGAGTATATGTTTGGATGAGCTGAGTCACGGGCCCAGAATATACTTTAGAGGGTCTTGGCGTGAGGCACTCGTCCTCACACCACCCTTGTCCCCTGGAGTGGCAGGACATATGGCCCAGTTACAGCTGACTATGGATGGACAGAAACGAGCCACAGTTTCATTCAAATATGTGACCCAAATGGAAAGCTACAAAGGCAGAAATACTTCAGATTGCAGGTGATGGTTTGCAACTTGCTGCTTCTCCAGGGATCTTGGGGTAGCCCACTGTGCGGGAGGGGAAATGAGGCTTCAGCTCTGAGTGACACTGGCGGGCCATGGTGGCACCTCCTCTGCCAGGTGCTCCCTGGGCGTCAGGCTCGGGCTGAGAGCCGTCCACACGTTTCTTCACCCTCACACATCCTTACCCGGTAGGTACAcgtgaggaaatggaggcccagagaagttcaCAACATGCCCGTCATTCCGTTatcagcagggggcggggctgaggctTGGGCCACACCGGGCAGATCCAGAGTGTTTGCCCTTTTGTCCCAGGTTCCACTGTGTCCTCCTTATACTCTGTCCTTTTTTTAAGTTACAACTATCCATTGAAATGACATACTCACATGGTTTCTAAAATCAAACAATACTATGAGGCTTATAAGAAAAAACTGCTCTCCCACCCATCCTTAACCTCAACCCCCGCCCCAAACTCCGTCGGCTGTTTCTCCTGGAAACTGGTGCCCTGGACACTCCCCAGGCCCCAGACTCTCCgtctccttcccttcccgacTGCATGAGACTCTTGGGAAACTGGGCAGTGTGACTTGTGAGCTGTGACACATCGACACATCGGGGCTACCAGAAGGGAAACCGCATTCTGCAAGCAGGTTTGAACTGGTTTGGGAAGCCGAAATCTGCAAACGTTTTAggcaaggggggtgggggggaaggaagCGGCAGGAGCGAGTCTCCCAGGCCGGCCAGCGTCCAGTGAACCGCTAAATGAAgacaggcaggagagaggggcagCGTGTGCCCCAGTGGCCCGTCCCCTCTCTCGTCTGGCCTCCACCC
The genomic region above belongs to Phyllostomus discolor isolate MPI-MPIP mPhyDis1 chromosome 13, mPhyDis1.pri.v3, whole genome shotgun sequence and contains:
- the C1QTNF2 gene encoding complement C1q tumor necrosis factor-related protein 2 isoform X2, with translation MIPWVLLACALPCAADPLLAAFTKRDFQKGSPQLVCSLPGPQGPPGPPGVPGPSGMVGRMGFPGKDGQDGQDGDRGDGGEEGPPGRTGNRGKPGPKGKAGAIGRAGPRGPKGVSGAPGKHGTPGKKGPKGKKGEPGLPGPCSCGSGQAKSAFSVAVTKSYPRERLPIKFDKILMNEGGHYNASSGKFVCSVPGIYFFTYDITLANKHLAIGLVHNGQYRIRTFDANTGNHDVASGSTILALKQGDEVWLQIFYSEQNGLFYDPYWTDSLFTGFLIYADQEDPNEV
- the C1QTNF2 gene encoding complement C1q tumor necrosis factor-related protein 2 isoform X1 yields the protein MPGAVQEAGTRSLADCFVAAPDAPGRGGPSEGDTMIPWVLLACALPCAADPLLAAFTKRDFQKGSPQLVCSLPGPQGPPGPPGVPGPSGMVGRMGFPGKDGQDGQDGDRGDGGEEGPPGRTGNRGKPGPKGKAGAIGRAGPRGPKGVSGAPGKHGTPGKKGPKGKKGEPGLPGPCSCGSGQAKSAFSVAVTKSYPRERLPIKFDKILMNEGGHYNASSGKFVCSVPGIYFFTYDITLANKHLAIGLVHNGQYRIRTFDANTGNHDVASGSTILALKQGDEVWLQIFYSEQNGLFYDPYWTDSLFTGFLIYADQEDPNEV